The proteins below are encoded in one region of Mauremys reevesii isolate NIE-2019 linkage group 15, ASM1616193v1, whole genome shotgun sequence:
- the MRPL27 gene encoding 39S ribosomal protein L27, mitochondrial isoform X2, producing the protein MKKELIISKTQTVLAAPQVTAIAVRCASKKSGGSSKNLGGRSPGKRYGYKKTEGAFVHAGNTLATQRIIRWHPGAHVGIGCNKTLYALEDGIVRFTKEVYVPPPRSQESKEVICRLPKGVVLYKTFINVVPTKEVGSFKLVTML; encoded by the exons ATGAAAAAAGAACTAATTATATCCAAGACACAAACGG TTTTGGCTGCTCCGCAGGTGACTGCGATTGCAGTGCGATGCGCATCCAAGAAGAGCGGAGGCAGCTCAAAAAATCTCGGTGGCCGCAGCCCCGGGAAACGCTATGGCTATAAGAAAACAGAGG GCGCCTTTGTTCATGCAGGCAACACATTAGCCACCCAACGGATAATACGCTGGCATCCAGGGGCTCAT GTGGGGATAGGTTGTAACAAGACTCTCTATGCTCTGGAAGATGGGATTGTGCGATTCACCAAGGAGGTCTATGTGCCACCACCGCGCAGCCAAGAGAGCAAGGAAGTGATCTGCCGTCTCCCAAAAGGGGTGGTGCTCTACAAAACCTTCATCAACGTTGTCCCCACCAAAGAAGTGGGGAGCTTCAAGCTAGTCACCATGCTCTGA
- the LOC120383853 gene encoding uncharacterized protein LOC120383853 isoform X1: MPEMTQPSDVLTPPPTASASMDGNVVAIIIAATVSSSVFVVAILVLLLLLYHRDPLCCQFLCSCRFFQSPSQYDCPPPYFSSNQRLVGPQSGAQPLESPAENPGVQGDELFCVGPPSSYQLPPWEQLRLPSYESVRKKDRQREIHQLIAERFGLWVEPSQELPPPYEQALRHPPAVPGTGAGSELPDGHRLLDTFQASVSYQTQRNTAV, from the exons ATGCCAGAGATGACCCAGCCCAGCGATGTGCTAacacctcctcccactgccaGCGCTTCCATGGATGGCAATGTAGTGGCCATCATCATAGCTGCAA CAGTTTCTTCATCTGTGTTTGTAGTGGCGATATTGGTGCTGCTACTGCTCTTGTACCACCGGGACCCCCTGTGCTGCCAGTTCCTCTGCTCCTGCCGTTTCTTTCAGAGTCCCAGCCAATAT GATTGTCCTCCTCCATACTTCAGCAGTAACCAGCGGCTGGTGGGACCCCAATCGGGAGCACAGCCATTGGAGAGCCCTGCAGAGAATCCTGGGGTGCAG GGAGATGAACTATTCTGCGTTGGACCCCCCAGCAGCTATCAGCTCCCTCCCTGGGAGCAGCTCCGCTTGCCAAGCTATGAGAGCGTGCGGAAGAAGGATCGGCAGCGGGAGATCCATCAGCTAATTGCCGAGAGGTTTGGACTGTGGGTAGAGCCCTCCCAGGAG CTGCCACCTCCTTATGAGCAAGCCCTAAGGCATCCTCCAGCTGTCCCAGGAACTGGAGCAGGGTCAGAGTTACCAGATGGACACAGATTGCTGGACACGTTCCAGGCCTCCGTCAGCTACCAAACTCAAAGGAACACAGCTGTGTAG
- the LOC120383853 gene encoding uncharacterized protein LOC120383853 isoform X2, producing the protein MPEMTQPSDVLTPPPTASASMDGNVVAIIIAAISSSVFVVAILVLLLLLYHRDPLCCQFLCSCRFFQSPSQYDCPPPYFSSNQRLVGPQSGAQPLESPAENPGVQGDELFCVGPPSSYQLPPWEQLRLPSYESVRKKDRQREIHQLIAERFGLWVEPSQELPPPYEQALRHPPAVPGTGAGSELPDGHRLLDTFQASVSYQTQRNTAV; encoded by the exons ATGCCAGAGATGACCCAGCCCAGCGATGTGCTAacacctcctcccactgccaGCGCTTCCATGGATGGCAATGTAGTGGCCATCATCATAGCTGCAA TTTCTTCATCTGTGTTTGTAGTGGCGATATTGGTGCTGCTACTGCTCTTGTACCACCGGGACCCCCTGTGCTGCCAGTTCCTCTGCTCCTGCCGTTTCTTTCAGAGTCCCAGCCAATAT GATTGTCCTCCTCCATACTTCAGCAGTAACCAGCGGCTGGTGGGACCCCAATCGGGAGCACAGCCATTGGAGAGCCCTGCAGAGAATCCTGGGGTGCAG GGAGATGAACTATTCTGCGTTGGACCCCCCAGCAGCTATCAGCTCCCTCCCTGGGAGCAGCTCCGCTTGCCAAGCTATGAGAGCGTGCGGAAGAAGGATCGGCAGCGGGAGATCCATCAGCTAATTGCCGAGAGGTTTGGACTGTGGGTAGAGCCCTCCCAGGAG CTGCCACCTCCTTATGAGCAAGCCCTAAGGCATCCTCCAGCTGTCCCAGGAACTGGAGCAGGGTCAGAGTTACCAGATGGACACAGATTGCTGGACACGTTCCAGGCCTCCGTCAGCTACCAAACTCAAAGGAACACAGCTGTGTAG
- the MRPL27 gene encoding 39S ribosomal protein L27, mitochondrial isoform X1 — MAVLGRLGGLAAANRLLLAAPQVTAIAVRCASKKSGGSSKNLGGRSPGKRYGYKKTEGAFVHAGNTLATQRIIRWHPGAHVGIGCNKTLYALEDGIVRFTKEVYVPPPRSQESKEVICRLPKGVVLYKTFINVVPTKEVGSFKLVTML, encoded by the exons GGCTGC TTTTGGCTGCTCCGCAGGTGACTGCGATTGCAGTGCGATGCGCATCCAAGAAGAGCGGAGGCAGCTCAAAAAATCTCGGTGGCCGCAGCCCCGGGAAACGCTATGGCTATAAGAAAACAGAGG GCGCCTTTGTTCATGCAGGCAACACATTAGCCACCCAACGGATAATACGCTGGCATCCAGGGGCTCAT GTGGGGATAGGTTGTAACAAGACTCTCTATGCTCTGGAAGATGGGATTGTGCGATTCACCAAGGAGGTCTATGTGCCACCACCGCGCAGCCAAGAGAGCAAGGAAGTGATCTGCCGTCTCCCAAAAGGGGTGGTGCTCTACAAAACCTTCATCAACGTTGTCCCCACCAAAGAAGTGGGGAGCTTCAAGCTAGTCACCATGCTCTGA